In one window of Tenacibaculum mesophilum DNA:
- the rplC gene encoding 50S ribosomal protein L3, which yields MSGLIGRKVGMTSLFDENGKNIPCTVIEAGPCVVTQVRTEEVDGYNALQLGFDDKKAKSSNKALDGHFKKAGTSAKRKVVEFQGFEGEYKLGDSITVEHFAEGEFVDVSGVSKGKGFQGVVKRHGFGGVGQATHGQHNRLRAPGSIGAASYPARVFKGMRMAGRMGGDKVKVQNLRVLKVVADKNLIVVKGAIPGHKNSYVTIEK from the coding sequence ATGTCTGGGTTAATAGGAAGAAAAGTAGGAATGACCAGCTTATTCGATGAAAACGGGAAAAATATTCCTTGTACTGTAATCGAAGCAGGTCCTTGCGTTGTTACCCAAGTCAGAACCGAAGAGGTTGACGGCTATAACGCGTTACAACTTGGTTTCGATGACAAAAAAGCAAAAAGCTCTAACAAGGCTTTAGATGGTCACTTTAAAAAAGCTGGTACATCTGCTAAAAGAAAGGTCGTTGAGTTCCAAGGATTCGAAGGTGAGTATAAATTAGGTGACTCAATTACTGTTGAACACTTTGCTGAAGGAGAATTCGTTGATGTATCAGGAGTTTCTAAAGGTAAAGGTTTTCAAGGTGTTGTTAAACGTCATGGTTTTGGCGGGGTTGGACAAGCAACTCACGGTCAACATAACCGTTTAAGAGCTCCAGGTTCAATTGGTGCAGCATCATACCCTGCAAGAGTATTCAAAGGAATGCGTATGGCAGGTCGTATGGGTGGAGACAAAGTAAAAGTTCAAAATTTAAGAGTTTTAAAAGTGGTTGCAGATAAGAATCTTATCGTTGTAAAAGGAGCAATTCCTGGTCACAAAAACTCTTATGTAACTATCGAGAAATAA
- the rplD gene encoding 50S ribosomal protein L4 encodes MKVAVLDITGKDTGRKVELSNEVFGIEPNDHAIYLDVKQYLANQRQGTHKSKERAEIAGSTRKIKKQKGTGTARAGSIKSGVFRGGGRMFGPRPRNYSFKLNKNLKRLARKSALSIQAKENNLVVVEDFNFEAPKTKEFINVLKALELDAKKSLFVLGEESKNVYLSSRNLKGSKVVDASGINTYSVLNANKVVISESSLEGIESNLSK; translated from the coding sequence ATGAAAGTAGCAGTATTAGATATTACAGGAAAAGATACTGGTAGAAAAGTTGAACTTTCTAACGAGGTATTCGGAATTGAGCCAAATGATCATGCAATTTATTTAGATGTAAAGCAGTATTTGGCTAATCAAAGACAAGGTACTCATAAATCGAAAGAAAGAGCTGAGATTGCTGGTAGTACAAGAAAGATAAAAAAACAAAAAGGAACTGGTACAGCTCGTGCGGGTAGTATCAAGTCTGGTGTTTTTAGAGGTGGTGGACGTATGTTTGGTCCAAGACCTAGAAACTATTCTTTTAAGTTAAATAAAAACTTAAAGCGTTTAGCACGTAAGTCAGCTTTAAGTATTCAAGCAAAAGAAAACAATTTAGTGGTTGTTGAAGATTTCAATTTTGAAGCTCCAAAAACTAAAGAGTTTATCAATGTATTAAAAGCTTTAGAATTAGACGCTAAAAAGTCTTTATTCGTATTAGGTGAAGAAAGTAAGAATGTTTACTTATCATCTCGTAACTTAAAAGGTTCTAAAGTAGTAGATGCTTCAGGTATTAACACGTATAGCGTTTTAAATGCTAATAAAGTGGTTATTTCAGAAAGCTCTCTAGAAGGAATTGAGTCTAATTTAAGTAAATAG
- the fusA gene encoding elongation factor G gives MAAHIDAGKTTTTERILFYTGVSHKIGEVHDGASTMDWMEQEAERGITITSAATTCTWQFPTENGQPTADAKGYHFNIIDTPGHVDFTVEVNRSLRVLDGLVFLFSAVDGVEPQSETNWRLADNYKVPRIGFVNKMDRQGANFLAVCQQVKDMLKSNAVPIVLNIGDEADFKGIVDLVKNRAIVWHDDNYGSTFDVVEIPEELKEEARELRGKLIEEVAAYDENLLEKYMEDEDSITEEEVHAALRAAVMDMSIIPMVCGSSFKNKGVQFLLDAVCRYLPSPVDRDNIVGTNPDTGEEETRKPDAKAPFSALAFKIATDPFVGRLAFFRAYSGRLDAGSYVLNNRSGKKERISRIYQMHSNKQNAIDFIEAGDIGAAVGFKDIKTGDTLSDEKNPIVLESMDFPDPVIGIAVEPKTKADVDKLGMALGKLAEEDPTFTVKTDDASGQTVISGMGELHLDIIVDRLKREFKVEVNQGQPQVEYKEALTATADHREVYKKQSGGRGKFADIVFTMEPADEGVTGLQFESIIKGGNVPKEFVPSVEKGFKEAMKNGPLAGYEMDSMKITLKDGSFHPVDSDQLSFELAAKLGYKAAAKAARAVIMEPMMKLEVLTPEENMGDIVGDLNRRRGQVNDMSDRAGSKVVKAIVPLSEMFGYVTSLRTLSSGRATSTMEFSHYAETPSNISEEVIANAKG, from the coding sequence ATTGCTGCTCATATTGATGCTGGTAAAACAACAACAACTGAGCGTATCCTTTTCTATACAGGGGTGTCTCACAAAATTGGAGAGGTTCACGATGGTGCTTCTACAATGGACTGGATGGAGCAAGAAGCTGAAAGAGGTATTACAATTACTTCTGCAGCTACTACTTGTACTTGGCAATTTCCAACCGAAAATGGACAGCCTACAGCTGATGCTAAGGGATACCATTTTAATATTATTGATACTCCAGGTCACGTTGATTTTACCGTAGAGGTAAACCGTTCGTTACGTGTATTAGACGGGTTAGTGTTCTTATTCTCTGCAGTAGACGGAGTTGAGCCACAATCTGAAACTAACTGGCGTTTAGCTGATAACTATAAAGTGCCACGTATCGGTTTCGTTAACAAAATGGACCGTCAAGGAGCAAACTTCTTAGCTGTATGTCAGCAAGTAAAAGACATGTTAAAGTCTAATGCAGTGCCAATCGTATTAAACATTGGTGATGAAGCAGATTTTAAAGGAATTGTTGATTTAGTTAAAAACCGTGCTATTGTATGGCATGATGACAACTACGGGTCAACTTTCGATGTTGTAGAAATTCCAGAAGAATTAAAAGAAGAAGCTCGTGAGTTACGTGGTAAGTTAATCGAAGAGGTTGCTGCTTATGACGAAAACTTATTAGAGAAGTACATGGAAGATGAAGATTCAATTACAGAAGAAGAAGTGCACGCTGCATTAAGAGCTGCTGTAATGGATATGTCTATTATTCCAATGGTATGTGGTTCATCATTCAAAAATAAAGGTGTTCAGTTTTTATTAGATGCTGTATGTCGTTATTTACCTTCTCCAGTAGATAGAGATAATATCGTAGGAACTAATCCTGATACTGGTGAGGAGGAAACACGTAAGCCAGACGCAAAAGCGCCATTTTCAGCTTTAGCATTTAAAATTGCTACCGATCCTTTCGTAGGACGTTTAGCATTCTTCCGCGCTTATTCTGGTCGTTTAGATGCAGGTTCTTATGTGTTGAACAACCGTTCAGGTAAAAAAGAACGTATTTCACGTATTTACCAAATGCACTCTAACAAGCAAAATGCTATCGACTTTATTGAAGCTGGAGATATTGGAGCTGCTGTAGGATTTAAAGATATTAAAACAGGAGATACCTTATCTGATGAAAAGAATCCAATTGTTTTAGAATCAATGGATTTCCCAGATCCAGTAATCGGTATTGCTGTTGAACCAAAAACTAAGGCTGACGTTGATAAGTTAGGTATGGCTTTAGGTAAATTAGCAGAGGAAGATCCAACATTTACTGTAAAAACAGATGATGCTTCAGGTCAAACTGTAATTTCAGGAATGGGTGAGTTACACTTAGATATTATTGTTGATCGTTTAAAGCGTGAGTTTAAGGTTGAAGTAAATCAAGGACAACCACAAGTAGAGTACAAAGAAGCTTTAACAGCTACTGCAGATCACAGAGAGGTTTATAAGAAACAATCTGGTGGACGTGGTAAGTTTGCTGATATTGTATTTACTATGGAGCCTGCTGATGAAGGTGTTACAGGGTTACAATTTGAGTCTATTATTAAAGGAGGTAACGTTCCTAAGGAATTTGTACCTTCTGTAGAGAAAGGATTCAAAGAGGCAATGAAGAATGGTCCTTTAGCTGGTTACGAAATGGATTCGATGAAGATTACTTTAAAGGATGGATCTTTCCACCCTGTAGATTCTGATCAATTATCATTCGAATTAGCTGCTAAGTTAGGTTATAAAGCTGCTGCAAAAGCTGCAAGAGCTGTAATCATGGAACCAATGATGAAATTAGAAGTGTTAACTCCAGAGGAGAACATGGGAGATATCGTTGGAGACTTAAACAGAAGAAGAGGACAAGTAAACGATATGAGCGATCGTGCTGGATCTAAAGTAGTAAAAGCAATCGTTCCTTTATCAGAAATGTTTGGATATGTTACTTCTTTAAGAACATTATCTTCAGGTAGAGCAACTTCTACTATGGAATTCTCTCACTATGCAGAAACTCCAAGTAACATTTCAGAAGAAGTAATCGCAAACGCTAAAGGTTAA
- the rpsJ gene encoding 30S ribosomal protein S10: MSQKIRIKLKSYDYNLVDKSAEKIVKTVKSTGAVVNGPIPLPTNKKIFTVLRSPHVNKKSREQFQLSAYKRLLDIYSSSSKTIDALMKLELPSGVEVEIKV; the protein is encoded by the coding sequence ATGAGTCAAAAAATTAGAATAAAGTTAAAATCTTACGATTATAATTTAGTAGACAAGTCTGCTGAGAAAATCGTAAAAACAGTAAAGAGTACTGGTGCTGTGGTAAACGGACCAATTCCTTTACCAACAAATAAAAAGATTTTTACAGTGTTACGTTCACCACACGTAAACAAAAAATCAAGAGAACAATTTCAATTATCTGCTTACAAAAGATTATTAGACATTTATAGTTCTTCTTCAAAAACTATTGATGCGCTAATGAAACTTGAGTTACCAAGTGGAGTTGAAGTTGAGATCAAAGTATAA
- the rplW gene encoding 50S ribosomal protein L23 — protein MSILIKPIITEKATNDSELNNRYTFVVNKKANKLEIKGAVEAAYGVAIESVKTMNYPAQRKTKYTKKGLVTGLTGGYKKAIVQLAEGETIDFYNNL, from the coding sequence ATGAGTATTTTAATTAAACCTATTATTACAGAAAAAGCTACAAATGATAGCGAGTTAAACAACCGTTATACATTTGTTGTAAATAAAAAAGCTAACAAATTAGAAATCAAAGGAGCTGTAGAAGCTGCTTATGGTGTAGCGATTGAATCTGTAAAAACAATGAATTATCCAGCACAAAGAAAAACTAAATACACTAAAAAAGGTTTAGTTACTGGATTAACAGGTGGATACAAAAAGGCAATCGTTCAGTTAGCTGAAGGAGAAACTATTGATTTTTATAACAATCTTTAA
- the rplB gene encoding 50S ribosomal protein L2, translating to MSVRKLKPITPGQRFRVVNGFDTITTDKPEKSLLAPKKRSGGRNNQGRMTTRNIGGGHKQKYRIIDFKRDKQGIPATVKTIEYDPNRTAFIALVSYADGEKRYVIAQNGLKVGQTIISGKEVAPEVGNAMYLSEIPLGTTISCIELHPGQGAVMARSAGAFAQLVAKEGKYATVKLPSGETRFILLTCMATIGVVSNSDHQLLVSGKAGRSRWLGRRPRTNAVRMNPVDHPMGGGEGRSSGGHPRSRNGIPAKGFKTRSKTKASNKYIVERRKK from the coding sequence ATGTCAGTTAGAAAATTAAAACCAATAACACCAGGTCAGCGTTTTAGAGTTGTAAATGGGTTCGACACCATTACTACTGATAAGCCGGAGAAATCTTTATTAGCTCCGAAAAAACGATCTGGAGGTCGAAACAACCAGGGTAGAATGACTACACGTAACATCGGTGGAGGTCATAAACAAAAATACCGTATTATCGATTTTAAAAGAGATAAGCAAGGTATTCCTGCAACAGTAAAAACTATTGAGTACGATCCAAACCGTACTGCATTTATTGCATTAGTTAGTTATGCTGATGGTGAAAAACGTTATGTGATTGCACAAAACGGATTAAAAGTAGGTCAAACAATCATTTCAGGAAAGGAAGTAGCTCCAGAAGTAGGTAACGCTATGTATTTAAGTGAAATTCCTTTAGGAACTACAATTTCTTGTATTGAGTTACACCCAGGTCAAGGAGCTGTTATGGCTCGTTCTGCTGGAGCTTTTGCTCAGTTAGTTGCAAAAGAAGGTAAATATGCAACTGTTAAATTACCTTCTGGAGAAACAAGATTTATCTTATTAACTTGTATGGCTACAATTGGAGTAGTGTCTAACTCAGACCACCAATTATTAGTTTCAGGTAAAGCAGGTAGAAGTAGATGGTTAGGAAGAAGACCAAGAACAAATGCAGTAAGAATGAACCCAGTTGATCACCCAATGGGAGGTGGTGAAGGACGTTCTTCTGGAGGGCATCCAAGATCTAGAAACGGTATTCCTGCTAAAGGATTTAAGACTAGATCAAAGACCAAAGCTAGTAATAAGTATATCGTAGAACGTAGAAAGAAATAA